A section of the Stenotrophomonas sp. 364 genome encodes:
- a CDS encoding sugar ABC transporter permease encodes MKQRSLAGWLFAGPAILVIGVFFGLPVFSALALSITDFDLYALADGGNLRFVGLGNYIDLLQTPMFWKSLWNTTYFVIVGVPMSIGVSLGAAILLNAPAARFKALFRTALFAPVVTTLVAVAVIWRYLFHTSYGLVNYGLGHIGINPIDWLGDPNWAMPTIMLFAVWKNFGYNMVIFLAGLQAIPHDLYEAARIDGASRWKQFLHITLPMLGPVLLVVGVITVSGYFQLFAEPYVMTRGDPLQSTVSVLYFMFEEGFKWWNLGRASAVAFLLFLIILAVTSVMLRFGRKRQLV; translated from the coding sequence ATGAAGCAGCGTTCGCTTGCCGGGTGGCTGTTCGCCGGCCCGGCCATCCTGGTGATCGGCGTGTTCTTCGGCCTGCCGGTGTTCTCGGCGCTGGCCCTGAGCATCACCGACTTCGACCTGTATGCCCTGGCCGACGGTGGCAACCTGCGCTTTGTCGGGCTGGGCAACTACATCGACCTGTTGCAGACCCCGATGTTCTGGAAGTCGCTGTGGAACACCACCTACTTCGTGATCGTCGGCGTGCCGATGTCGATCGGCGTATCGCTGGGCGCGGCGATCCTGCTCAACGCCCCGGCGGCGCGCTTCAAGGCGCTGTTCCGCACCGCCTTGTTCGCCCCGGTGGTGACCACCCTGGTGGCGGTGGCGGTGATCTGGCGCTACCTGTTCCACACCAGCTACGGCCTGGTGAACTACGGGCTGGGCCACATCGGGATCAACCCGATCGACTGGCTGGGCGATCCCAACTGGGCCATGCCGACCATCATGCTGTTCGCGGTGTGGAAGAACTTCGGCTACAACATGGTGATCTTCCTGGCCGGCCTGCAGGCGATCCCGCATGACCTGTACGAGGCGGCGCGCATCGACGGCGCGTCGCGCTGGAAGCAGTTCCTGCACATCACCCTGCCGATGCTCGGCCCGGTGCTGCTGGTGGTGGGCGTGATTACCGTGTCCGGCTACTTCCAGCTGTTCGCCGAACCCTACGTGATGACCCGCGGCGACCCACTGCAGAGCACCGTCAGCGTGCTGTACTTCATGTTTGAGGAAGGCTTCAAGTGGTGGAACCTGGGCCGTGCCTCCGCGGTGGCGTTCCTGCTGTTCCTGATCATCCTGGCGGTAACCAGCGTCATGCTGCGTTTCGGCCGCAAGAGGCAGTTGGTATGA
- a CDS encoding sugar ABC transporter substrate-binding protein — MSLLLLLVGSVLLSGCRKEPEGVTVRFWAMGREAEVVTGLIKEFEAENPGIHVDVQNIPWTAAHEKLLTAFAADGLPDVCQLGNTWIPEFAELNTLVPLQPYVAQSKVVDPADYFQGIWDTNVVHDELVGVPWYVDTRLLYYRKDLLAQAGYDHPPRTWAEWNEMMAAIKKMQGPKRYAVLMPINEFEQQLSFALQQPDPLLRDADTRGNFSSPGFRRTLGFYENMFAQGWAPRMSETQISNVWDEFFRGFNVFYLSGPWNIREFKKLQPKELEGKWGTAALPGPDGPGAGIAGGTSLVIFRSSQQKEASWKLIEFLSRPAIQERFHSIIGDLPPRRSTWEYPSLANDPLAQPFRDQLERVKPTPKVLEWERIVQEMRIITEQVVRGGLDQDVAVKELDKRVDKVLAKRRWMHERNAQEKAAGSGVHSSAVATGAAQ, encoded by the coding sequence TTGAGTCTGTTGCTGCTGCTGGTCGGCAGCGTGTTGTTGTCGGGATGTCGCAAGGAGCCGGAAGGCGTCACCGTGCGTTTCTGGGCGATGGGTCGCGAGGCCGAAGTGGTCACCGGCCTGATCAAGGAGTTCGAGGCGGAAAACCCGGGCATCCACGTTGATGTGCAGAACATCCCGTGGACGGCCGCGCACGAGAAGCTGCTCACCGCGTTCGCCGCCGACGGCCTGCCCGATGTGTGCCAGCTGGGCAACACCTGGATCCCCGAGTTCGCCGAGCTCAACACCCTGGTGCCGCTGCAGCCCTACGTGGCGCAGTCCAAGGTGGTGGATCCGGCCGACTACTTCCAGGGCATCTGGGACACCAACGTGGTGCATGACGAGCTGGTCGGCGTGCCGTGGTACGTGGACACCCGCCTGCTGTACTACCGCAAGGACCTGTTGGCCCAGGCCGGCTACGACCACCCCCCGCGTACCTGGGCGGAGTGGAACGAGATGATGGCCGCCATCAAGAAGATGCAGGGGCCCAAGCGCTACGCGGTGCTGATGCCGATCAACGAGTTCGAGCAGCAGTTGTCCTTCGCCTTGCAGCAGCCCGACCCCCTGCTGCGCGATGCCGATACCCGTGGCAATTTCAGCAGCCCCGGCTTCCGCAGGACCCTGGGCTTCTACGAAAACATGTTCGCCCAGGGCTGGGCGCCGCGCATGTCCGAAACCCAGATCTCCAACGTCTGGGACGAGTTCTTCCGCGGCTTCAACGTGTTCTATCTGTCCGGCCCGTGGAACATCCGCGAGTTCAAGAAGCTGCAGCCCAAGGAACTGGAAGGCAAGTGGGGCACCGCCGCACTGCCGGGCCCGGACGGCCCGGGTGCCGGTATCGCCGGCGGCACCAGCCTGGTGATCTTCCGCTCCTCGCAGCAGAAGGAGGCGTCGTGGAAGCTGATCGAGTTCCTGTCGCGCCCGGCGATCCAGGAGCGTTTCCATTCCATCATCGGTGACCTGCCGCCGCGGCGCAGCACCTGGGAGTATCCCTCGCTGGCCAACGACCCGCTGGCGCAGCCGTTCCGCGACCAGCTGGAACGCGTGAAGCCCACGCCCAAGGTGCTGGAGTGGGAACGTATCGTGCAGGAAATGCGGATCATCACCGAACAGGTGGTGCGTGGTGGCCTTGATCAGGATGTGGCAGTGAAGGAACTGGACAAGCGCGTGGACAAGGTCCTCGCCAAGCGCCGTTGGATGCATGAGCGCAATGCACAGGAGAAGGCCGCCGGTTCGGGCGTGCATTCCAGCGCAGTGGCCACGGGAGCGGCGCAATGA
- a CDS encoding glucoamylase family protein, whose amino-acid sequence MNASRMVSLALLSVAIAGCQQQAPDKPAKPKPPVILVEADAPPRPMKPELPPLFDDIERRTFQFFWDTTNEVNGLSPDRYPSRPFASIASVGYALTAYPIGVENGWVSRTQAVDRTLLTLKFFRDLPMGPQRTGKGGYKGFYYHFLDMQQGRRYDSWVELSSVDTALLMMGVLFAQSYYSGDDAREKEIREIADTLYKRVDWPWLQQRAPLISMGWFPESGFIDHDWMGYNEAMMVYILALGSPTHPVSPDAWTVWTRTYDNDWGVYQGQEYLSFGPLFGHQYTHVWVDFRDIQDAYMRERGSTYFLNSRSAALAQREYAIANPMNWKDYGENVWGLTASDGPQNTTQEYRGEQRQFRHYSSRGAGLRENFDDGTIAPTAAIASVVFAPEEVIPATEEMHKRYGDYIYSSYGFLDSFNPSFNYDIPIKTGRLVPDRGWVASDYIGIDQGPILTMIANYRNDFVWDVMKKNAHIRKGLERAGFSGGWLTPEGQDQPMELQKDEKAASARSVGIAESRAAAAQEQKNNSNTNRNQQQGK is encoded by the coding sequence ATGAATGCATCTCGGATGGTGTCGCTGGCGTTGCTGTCCGTGGCCATCGCCGGTTGCCAGCAGCAGGCGCCGGACAAACCGGCAAAGCCGAAGCCGCCGGTGATCCTGGTCGAGGCCGATGCGCCGCCGCGCCCGATGAAGCCGGAGCTGCCGCCGCTGTTTGACGATATCGAACGCCGCACCTTCCAGTTCTTCTGGGATACCACCAACGAGGTCAACGGCCTCAGCCCCGACCGCTACCCGTCGCGCCCGTTTGCCAGCATTGCTTCGGTCGGCTACGCGCTCACCGCCTATCCGATCGGCGTGGAAAACGGCTGGGTCAGCCGTACCCAGGCCGTGGACCGCACCCTGCTCACGCTGAAGTTCTTCCGCGACCTGCCGATGGGCCCGCAGCGCACCGGCAAGGGCGGCTACAAGGGCTTCTACTACCACTTCCTGGACATGCAGCAGGGCCGTCGTTACGACAGCTGGGTGGAACTGTCCAGCGTGGATACCGCGCTGCTGATGATGGGCGTGCTGTTTGCCCAGTCGTACTACAGCGGGGACGATGCCCGCGAAAAAGAGATCCGCGAGATTGCCGACACGCTCTACAAGCGCGTGGACTGGCCGTGGCTGCAGCAGCGTGCGCCGCTGATCTCGATGGGCTGGTTCCCCGAAAGCGGCTTCATCGACCACGACTGGATGGGCTACAACGAGGCGATGATGGTCTACATCCTCGCGCTCGGCTCGCCGACCCACCCGGTCAGCCCGGACGCATGGACGGTCTGGACGCGTACCTACGACAACGACTGGGGCGTGTACCAGGGCCAGGAATACCTGTCCTTCGGCCCGCTGTTCGGGCACCAGTACACGCATGTGTGGGTGGACTTCCGCGACATCCAGGATGCCTACATGCGCGAGCGTGGCAGCACCTACTTCCTCAACAGCCGTTCGGCTGCCCTGGCGCAGCGCGAATACGCCATCGCCAACCCGATGAACTGGAAGGACTACGGCGAGAACGTGTGGGGCCTGACCGCCAGCGATGGCCCGCAGAACACCACCCAGGAATACCGCGGCGAGCAGCGCCAGTTCCGCCATTACTCCTCGCGCGGCGCCGGTCTGCGCGAGAACTTCGACGACGGCACCATCGCCCCGACCGCGGCCATCGCCTCGGTGGTGTTCGCCCCGGAAGAAGTGATCCCGGCCACCGAAGAGATGCACAAGCGCTACGGCGACTACATCTATTCCAGCTACGGGTTCCTGGATTCGTTCAACCCCAGCTTCAACTACGACATCCCGATCAAGACCGGCCGGCTGGTGCCTGATCGTGGCTGGGTGGCCAGCGACTACATCGGCATCGACCAGGGCCCGATCCTGACCATGATCGCCAACTACCGGAACGATTTCGTCTGGGACGTGATGAAGAAGAACGCGCACATCCGCAAGGGTCTGGAGCGCGCCGGTTTCAGCGGTGGCTGGTTGACGCCCGAAGGCCAGGACCAGCCGATGGAACTGCAGAAAGATGAAAAGGCCGCTTCGGCGCGCTCGGTCGGCATCGCCGAATCGCGCGCGGCAGCCGCCCAGGAACAGAAGAACAATTCCAATACGAACCGCAACCAGCAGCAGGGGAAGTAA
- a CDS encoding TonB-dependent receptor — MTYSNHRNRAPARSLLTSALVTCLMLGAAPSLMAQSATSSLRGQVAQAEAGTEVTATNLASGTVRRATTRADGSYSLMGLDPGTYDVVANGQTQKVTVTVASTATLNFSGAPANGGTANATNLDTVNVVAPTLLQEVRTSEVGKTVSLQQIQTTPQVSRNFLEFADAVPGMIFTRDAKGNTSLRGGATNADGTNVYIDGVGQKSYVKGGGVAGQSGSAGNPFPQLAIGEYKVISGNYKAEYGQVSSAAVTAATKSGTNEFKGETFYRYTNEDMRAKTPAERQYGQTKEASAEKEYGFALGGPIIQDKAHFFVTYEAKRFDLPVTIAPEGSVTNRIGLLPGDAAAGLGPASQPFEQDLIFAKIDFEPTDNDRIELTFQDRDETQQQFSGQTAPEAGREVVNTDRRYALRWNHSGERYYNELMVTHEDSFNNPTPLTLANGITYTAPDGTDDRTLVKIGGASALDSQVKGQKGWAIEDNLTLDGIQWMGDHTIKMGAKYKEIDLYASDAAQINPTFTYTLGDADFPSDIPYKAQFVKPVNGVSGVSGEVRSKSKQIGLFIQDDWQVNDHLQLNIGLRWDYEKTPAYLDFVTPQAVVDAIYSQDPRAAAGQTFADTLALGGLDISNYISNGHNRKAFKDAWQPRLGFSYDINADEQHVIHGGAGRSYDRDLFDNLQLETTKLALPQPTIYFRNPATGTCINGQAACYNWDPNLLNGIGNLQALVGSTSNSGLEVDLLNNNLKAPYSDQFSLGMSNQVGDWLTDATIARTLSYDGFAFTLGNRYPTGQFFDDPRLCGGTDPGLSQAWSCNVPGFGSLIIGQQGIKTRATQVLLSAQKPFTKESGWGTSIAYTWTTARHNRDINEKYAFDRGLIEDYPTIRSNGAPRHRLVLTGSYAGFWDITFGGKITLATPTAVNDWYPVTQSTGYDLPTPGAAVPNGNGKFLVGGKIFGYRSVDLQATKTFKMPGDTELYARIDIINVFNFDNFSNYNYTKSNGKLLASYNETGDIVGTPRQVKAEVGFRF; from the coding sequence ATGACGTATTCCAATCACCGCAACCGTGCACCGGCGCGCAGCCTGCTGACCAGTGCACTGGTTACCTGCCTGATGCTGGGCGCTGCACCGTCCCTGATGGCGCAGTCGGCCACCTCCTCGCTGCGCGGCCAGGTGGCCCAGGCCGAGGCCGGCACCGAAGTGACCGCCACCAACCTGGCCAGCGGCACCGTGCGCCGTGCCACCACCCGCGCCGACGGCAGCTACTCGCTGATGGGCCTGGACCCGGGCACCTATGACGTGGTGGCCAATGGCCAGACGCAGAAAGTGACGGTGACCGTGGCTTCGACCGCGACGCTGAACTTCAGCGGCGCGCCGGCCAACGGCGGCACTGCCAACGCCACCAACCTTGACACCGTCAACGTCGTGGCCCCGACCCTGCTGCAGGAAGTGCGTACGTCCGAAGTGGGCAAGACGGTGAGCCTGCAGCAGATCCAGACCACCCCGCAGGTGTCGCGCAACTTCCTGGAGTTCGCCGACGCGGTGCCGGGCATGATCTTCACCCGCGATGCCAAGGGCAACACCTCGCTGCGCGGCGGTGCCACCAATGCCGACGGCACCAACGTCTACATCGACGGCGTGGGCCAGAAGAGCTACGTCAAGGGCGGCGGCGTGGCCGGCCAGTCCGGCAGCGCCGGCAACCCGTTCCCGCAGCTGGCCATTGGCGAATACAAGGTCATCAGCGGCAACTACAAGGCCGAGTACGGCCAGGTGTCGAGCGCGGCCGTGACCGCGGCCACCAAGTCCGGTACCAACGAGTTCAAGGGTGAAACCTTCTACCGTTACACCAACGAAGACATGCGCGCCAAGACCCCGGCCGAGCGTCAGTACGGCCAGACCAAGGAAGCCTCGGCCGAGAAGGAATACGGCTTCGCGTTGGGTGGCCCGATCATCCAGGACAAGGCCCACTTCTTCGTGACCTACGAAGCCAAGCGCTTCGATCTGCCGGTCACCATCGCGCCGGAAGGTTCGGTCACCAACCGCATCGGCCTGCTGCCGGGCGACGCCGCTGCCGGCCTCGGCCCGGCCAGCCAGCCGTTCGAGCAGGACCTGATCTTCGCCAAGATCGACTTCGAACCGACCGACAACGATCGCATCGAGCTGACCTTCCAGGACCGCGACGAGACCCAGCAGCAGTTCAGTGGCCAGACCGCGCCGGAAGCCGGCCGCGAAGTGGTCAACACCGACCGTCGTTACGCGCTGCGCTGGAACCACAGCGGCGAGCGTTACTACAACGAATTGATGGTCACCCATGAAGATTCGTTCAACAACCCGACCCCGCTGACCCTGGCCAACGGCATCACCTACACCGCACCGGACGGCACCGACGACCGCACCCTGGTGAAGATCGGTGGCGCCTCGGCACTGGATTCGCAGGTGAAGGGCCAGAAGGGCTGGGCGATCGAAGACAACCTGACCCTGGACGGCATCCAGTGGATGGGCGACCACACCATCAAGATGGGTGCCAAGTACAAGGAAATCGATCTGTACGCCTCCGATGCGGCGCAGATCAACCCGACCTTCACCTATACCCTGGGTGACGCGGACTTCCCGTCGGACATCCCGTACAAGGCGCAGTTCGTCAAGCCGGTGAACGGTGTGTCGGGCGTGTCCGGCGAAGTGCGTTCGAAGTCCAAGCAGATCGGCCTGTTCATCCAGGACGACTGGCAGGTCAACGACCACCTGCAGCTGAACATCGGCCTGCGCTGGGACTACGAAAAGACCCCGGCCTACCTGGACTTCGTGACCCCGCAGGCCGTGGTCGATGCGATCTACTCGCAGGACCCGCGCGCTGCCGCTGGCCAGACCTTCGCCGATACGCTGGCGCTGGGTGGGCTGGACATCAGCAACTACATCAGCAACGGCCACAACCGCAAGGCGTTCAAGGATGCCTGGCAGCCGCGTCTGGGCTTCTCGTATGACATCAACGCCGACGAGCAGCACGTGATCCACGGTGGTGCCGGCCGTTCGTATGACCGCGACCTGTTCGACAACCTGCAGCTGGAAACCACCAAGCTGGCCCTGCCGCAGCCGACCATCTACTTCCGCAACCCGGCCACCGGCACCTGCATCAACGGCCAGGCCGCCTGCTACAACTGGGATCCGAACCTGCTCAACGGCATCGGCAACCTGCAGGCGCTGGTCGGCTCGACCAGCAATTCCGGTCTGGAAGTGGACCTGTTGAACAACAACCTGAAGGCGCCGTACTCGGATCAGTTCAGCCTGGGCATGAGCAACCAGGTCGGTGACTGGCTGACCGATGCCACCATCGCCCGCACCCTGAGCTACGACGGCTTCGCCTTCACCCTGGGCAACCGTTACCCGACCGGCCAGTTCTTCGATGACCCGCGTCTGTGCGGTGGCACCGACCCGGGCCTGAGCCAGGCCTGGAGCTGCAACGTGCCGGGCTTCGGCAGCCTGATCATCGGCCAGCAGGGCATCAAGACCCGTGCCACGCAGGTGCTGCTGTCGGCGCAGAAGCCGTTCACCAAGGAAAGCGGCTGGGGCACCTCGATCGCCTACACCTGGACCACCGCGCGCCACAACCGCGACATCAACGAGAAGTACGCCTTTGACCGCGGCCTGATCGAGGACTACCCGACCATCCGCTCCAACGGTGCCCCGCGTCACCGCCTGGTGCTGACCGGTTCCTATGCGGGCTTCTGGGACATCACCTTCGGCGGCAAGATCACCCTGGCCACCCCGACCGCGGTGAATGACTGGTACCCGGTCACCCAGTCGACCGGCTACGACCTGCCGACCCCGGGCGCCGCGGTGCCCAACGGCAACGGCAAGTTCCTGGTCGGTGGCAAGATCTTCGGCTACCGTTCGGTCGACCTGCAGGCCACCAAGACGTTCAAGATGCCGGGCGATACCGAGCTGTATGCGCGTATCGACATCATCAACGTCTTCAACTTCGACAACTTCTCCAACTACAACTACACCAAGTCCAACGGCAAGTTGCTGGCCAGCTACAACGAGACCGGCGATATCGTCGGTACGCCGCGCCAGGTCAAGGCGGAAGTCGGTTTCCGCTTCTGA
- a CDS encoding LacI family DNA-binding transcriptional regulator has translation MEGGEVNKAAITIKDVAREARVSVATVSRALNGHENVAEPVRKLVLEVAARLRYTPHAAARSLSSRRTNTIGVVLPDLYGEFFSELMRGIDGVARERRQHLLVSSYHGDQEQQGAALRAMRGRVDGLLVLSPYAESPGFLTDNLPQALPTVLINTYLPEQDHPVLSIDDHAGAMAMTRHLLDVGHRRIAFISGPDLNFDARERLRGFRDALAASGTDAVGIELPGDFDEASGHRAGQELLAAGALPDAVFAANDMMALGCLYAFAQAGVRVPADVALAGFDDIPLARFVHPSLTTMQVSIADLGDKAMTRLLQLMDGNNTEAAGDKQTLVPRLIVRDSCRSRPMVVTPLL, from the coding sequence GTGGAGGGCGGCGAAGTGAACAAGGCAGCCATCACAATCAAAGATGTAGCCCGCGAAGCCCGGGTCTCCGTGGCCACGGTGTCGCGTGCGCTCAATGGACATGAAAATGTCGCCGAACCGGTCCGCAAGCTGGTGCTGGAGGTCGCTGCGCGCCTGCGCTACACCCCGCATGCCGCCGCGCGGAGCCTGAGCAGCCGGCGCACCAACACCATCGGTGTGGTGCTGCCTGACCTGTACGGCGAATTCTTCTCCGAGCTGATGCGTGGCATCGACGGGGTCGCCCGCGAGCGCCGCCAGCATCTGCTGGTGTCCAGCTACCACGGCGACCAGGAGCAGCAGGGCGCGGCACTGCGTGCCATGCGCGGTCGTGTGGACGGGCTGCTGGTGTTGTCGCCGTATGCGGAAAGCCCCGGCTTCCTCACCGACAACCTGCCGCAGGCGCTGCCTACGGTCCTGATCAATACCTACCTGCCCGAGCAGGATCATCCGGTGCTCAGCATCGATGACCATGCCGGCGCGATGGCGATGACCCGCCATCTGCTCGATGTCGGCCACCGCCGCATTGCCTTCATTTCCGGTCCGGACCTCAACTTCGACGCGCGTGAGCGCCTGCGCGGTTTCCGCGATGCGCTGGCCGCGTCCGGTACCGACGCGGTGGGCATCGAGTTGCCCGGTGACTTTGACGAAGCCTCCGGCCATCGCGCTGGACAGGAGTTGCTGGCAGCCGGCGCGCTGCCCGATGCGGTGTTCGCCGCCAACGACATGATGGCGCTGGGCTGCCTGTATGCGTTCGCGCAGGCAGGCGTGCGGGTGCCGGCCGATGTCGCCCTGGCGGGCTTCGATGACATTCCGCTGGCGCGTTTCGTTCACCCCTCCTTGACGACGATGCAGGTGAGTATCGCCGACCTCGGCGATAAGGCGATGACGCGTCTGTTGCAGTTGATGGACGGCAACAACACGGAAGCGGCCGGTGACAAGCAGACGCTTGTGCCGCGCCTGATCGTGCGTGATTCGTGTAGGTCACGACCGATGGTCGTGACGCCTTTGCTGTAA
- a CDS encoding BolA family protein, whose product MTRVEQIRAALQQALDPQLLEVEDDSHRHAGHEGARDGRGHFNVHIVSAAFEGKLPLARHRAVYAALGTLMDTDIHALSIRAEAPAKNG is encoded by the coding sequence GTGACCCGGGTCGAGCAGATCCGCGCGGCCCTGCAGCAGGCCCTGGACCCGCAGCTGCTGGAGGTGGAGGACGACAGCCACCGCCACGCCGGCCATGAGGGCGCGCGCGATGGCCGCGGCCATTTCAATGTGCACATTGTCAGCGCCGCCTTCGAAGGCAAGCTGCCACTTGCGCGCCACCGGGCGGTCTATGCCGCCTTGGGCACCCTGATGGACACCGATATCCACGCGCTGTCCATCCGCGCCGAGGCACCGGCCAAAAACGGCTGA
- a CDS encoding YciI family protein: MWYVIEGYDGADVLAARMAVRGAHLARLTALRDEGRLLLAGPCPAIDSEDPGPAGFSGSVVIAQFDSLAQAQAWADADPYVDAGVYTRVQVRPFRKVLP, translated from the coding sequence GTGTGGTATGTGATTGAAGGCTATGACGGTGCCGACGTGTTGGCAGCCCGGATGGCGGTGCGCGGCGCGCATCTGGCCCGTTTGACCGCCCTGCGCGATGAGGGCCGGCTGCTGCTGGCCGGGCCGTGCCCGGCGATCGACAGCGAAGACCCGGGCCCGGCCGGGTTCAGCGGCAGCGTGGTGATCGCCCAGTTCGATTCGCTGGCGCAGGCCCAGGCCTGGGCCGACGCCGACCCCTACGTGGACGCCGGGGTCTACACCCGCGTGCAGGTGCGCCCGTTCCGCAAGGTCCTGCCGTGA
- a CDS encoding ScpA family protein: protein MTSELALDANPQIRPTAPQQQEMPLAVVHGQPVLQIPQDLYIPPDALEVILDAFEGPLDLLLYLIRRQNLDILDIPVAEITRQYVEYINVMQELRFELAAEYLVMAAILAEVKSRMLLPRPPSVEGEEADPRAELVRRLQEYERFKQAAEDIDALPRQDRDTTPVHAFVPDRAAVKLPPPVDLKEMLMALHDVLKRAELFTGHAIKREALSVRQRMGDVLGRLEDGQFYRFESLFTAEEGKLGVLVTFLALLELAKEQLLDIVQEAPLAPIYVKSLAAGNTNEPLQFNSEFDDADAANASD, encoded by the coding sequence ATGACCTCCGAACTCGCGCTCGACGCGAACCCGCAAATCCGGCCGACCGCCCCACAGCAGCAGGAAATGCCGCTGGCCGTGGTGCATGGTCAACCGGTCCTGCAGATTCCGCAGGACCTGTACATTCCGCCGGACGCGCTGGAAGTCATCCTCGATGCCTTCGAAGGCCCGCTGGACCTGCTGCTGTACCTGATCCGCCGGCAGAACCTGGACATTCTGGACATCCCGGTGGCCGAGATCACCCGCCAGTACGTCGAGTACATCAACGTCATGCAGGAGCTGCGCTTCGAACTGGCGGCCGAGTACCTGGTGATGGCGGCGATCCTGGCCGAAGTGAAGTCGCGGATGCTGCTGCCGCGACCGCCCAGCGTCGAGGGCGAGGAAGCCGACCCGCGCGCCGAGCTGGTGCGCCGGCTGCAGGAGTACGAACGCTTCAAACAGGCTGCCGAAGATATCGACGCCCTGCCCCGGCAGGACCGCGACACCACCCCGGTACATGCCTTCGTGCCCGACCGCGCCGCAGTGAAGCTGCCGCCGCCGGTGGACCTGAAGGAAATGCTGATGGCGCTGCACGACGTGCTCAAGCGCGCCGAGCTGTTCACCGGCCACGCGATCAAGCGCGAGGCCCTGAGCGTGCGCCAGCGCATGGGCGACGTGCTGGGGCGGCTGGAAGATGGCCAGTTTTACCGGTTTGAATCGCTGTTCACCGCCGAAGAAGGCAAGCTGGGCGTCCTGGTGACCTTCCTGGCCCTGCTGGAACTGGCCAAGGAGCAGCTGCTGGACATCGTCCAGGAAGCGCCGCTGGCGCCGATCTACGTCAAATCCCTGGCTGCCGGCAACACCAACGAACCGCTGCAGTTCAACAGCGAATTCGATGACGCCGACGCCGCCAACGCATCCGACTGA
- the scpB gene encoding SMC-Scp complex subunit ScpB, with amino-acid sequence MDQSLINRIVEGALLASSQPLTLAQLQGLFPEEEPAPPGSIERALELLRDGCAERGVELVEVASGFRFQVTNEVHGYIARLWTERKTRYTRATLETLALIAYRQPITRGEIEQVRGVAVSSNIIQALEEREWIRVIGHRDVPGKPALFGTTKGFLDYFGLKRLDELPPLSELRDLGELEPQLPLDRDGQPAGRLAAGAATPDAELDGDAANDDTPPLAGEDESQDNSPDGGRAPTTDTAADTESKAPLPPRDDDAGMTAPDGEPDTAPGERAAPQNETENNAVAKTTVAVDEADPEPEADAPVAGRSQVNE; translated from the coding sequence ATGGATCAATCGCTGATCAACCGTATTGTCGAAGGGGCGCTGCTGGCCTCCAGCCAGCCGCTGACCCTGGCGCAGCTGCAGGGCCTGTTCCCGGAAGAGGAACCGGCGCCGCCGGGCAGCATCGAGCGCGCACTGGAACTGCTGCGCGACGGCTGCGCCGAGCGCGGCGTGGAACTGGTGGAGGTGGCCTCCGGCTTCCGCTTCCAGGTCACCAATGAAGTGCACGGCTACATCGCCCGGCTGTGGACAGAACGCAAGACCCGCTACACCCGCGCCACCCTGGAAACCCTGGCGTTGATCGCCTACCGCCAGCCGATCACCCGCGGCGAAATTGAGCAGGTGCGTGGCGTGGCGGTCAGCAGCAACATCATCCAGGCGCTGGAAGAGCGCGAGTGGATCCGCGTGATCGGCCACCGCGACGTACCCGGCAAGCCGGCCCTGTTCGGCACCACCAAGGGCTTCCTGGACTACTTCGGGCTCAAGCGCCTGGACGAACTGCCGCCGCTGTCCGAGCTGCGCGACCTGGGCGAGCTGGAACCGCAGCTGCCGCTGGACCGCGATGGCCAGCCGGCCGGTCGCCTGGCCGCTGGCGCCGCCACCCCCGACGCCGAGCTGGACGGGGACGCAGCAAACGACGACACCCCGCCACTGGCAGGTGAAGACGAATCGCAGGACAATTCACCCGATGGCGGGCGCGCGCCCACCACCGATACCGCTGCAGACACCGAATCCAAAGCGCCGTTGCCGCCCCGCGACGACGACGCTGGAATGACCGCCCCTGATGGCGAACCCGATACCGCGCCGGGCGAGCGCGCGGCGCCCCAGAACGAAACCGAAAACAACGCCGTCGCGAAGACGACCGTGGCTGTTGACGAAGCCGATCCCGAACCAGAGGCCGACGCACCCGTTGCCGGCCGGAGCCAAGTAAATGAGTGA